In Nocardia asteroides, the following proteins share a genomic window:
- a CDS encoding argininosuccinate synthase, protein MSDRVVLAYSGGLDTSVAISWIAKETGAEVVAVAIDLGQGGEDMNVVRQRALDCGAVEAIVVDARDEFADEYCLPTIQANAMYMGQYPLVSAISRPLIVKHLVEAAKFHNATTVSHGCTGKGNDQVRFEVGIGALAPDLEVIAPVRDYAWTREKAIAFAEQNNLPINVTKKSPFSIDQNVWGRAVETGFLEDLWNAPTKDVYDYTADPTVNFEAPDEVIITFEKGVPVAIDGRPVSVLQAIEEMNTRAGRQGVGRLDMVEDRLVGIKSREIYEAPGAIALITAHQALENVTIERELGRYKRQVEARWGELAYDGLWFSPLKRALDAFVQDTQQHVSGDIRMVLHGGSAVVNGRRSEQSLYDFNLATYDEGDTFDQSLAKGFVQIHGLSSKVAARRDLNQK, encoded by the coding sequence ATGTCCGATCGCGTCGTACTCGCCTACTCCGGTGGGCTGGACACCTCCGTCGCCATCAGCTGGATCGCGAAGGAGACCGGTGCCGAGGTGGTGGCCGTGGCCATCGACCTGGGCCAGGGCGGCGAGGACATGAACGTGGTGCGCCAGCGCGCGCTGGACTGCGGCGCCGTGGAGGCCATCGTGGTCGACGCGCGCGACGAGTTCGCCGACGAGTACTGCCTGCCCACCATCCAGGCCAACGCCATGTACATGGGCCAGTACCCGCTGGTCTCGGCCATCAGCCGCCCGCTGATCGTCAAGCACCTGGTGGAGGCCGCCAAGTTCCACAACGCCACCACCGTCTCGCACGGCTGCACCGGCAAGGGCAACGACCAGGTCCGCTTCGAGGTCGGCATCGGCGCGCTGGCGCCCGACCTGGAGGTCATCGCCCCGGTCCGCGACTACGCCTGGACCCGTGAGAAGGCCATCGCCTTCGCCGAGCAGAACAACCTGCCGATCAACGTCACCAAGAAGTCGCCGTTCTCCATCGACCAGAACGTGTGGGGCCGTGCCGTCGAGACCGGCTTCCTCGAGGACCTGTGGAACGCCCCGACCAAGGACGTCTACGACTACACCGCCGACCCGACGGTGAACTTCGAGGCGCCCGACGAGGTCATCATCACCTTCGAGAAGGGCGTGCCGGTCGCCATCGACGGCCGTCCTGTCAGCGTGCTGCAGGCCATCGAGGAGATGAACACCCGCGCCGGTCGCCAGGGCGTCGGCCGGCTCGACATGGTCGAGGACCGCCTCGTCGGCATCAAGAGCCGCGAGATCTACGAGGCGCCGGGCGCCATCGCGCTGATCACCGCGCACCAGGCGCTGGAGAACGTCACCATCGAGCGTGAGCTGGGCCGCTACAAGCGCCAGGTCGAGGCCCGCTGGGGCGAGCTGGCCTACGACGGCCTGTGGTTCTCCCCGCTCAAGCGCGCCCTGGACGCCTTCGTGCAGGACACCCAGCAGCACGTCTCCGGCGACATCCGGATGGTGCTGCACGGTGGTTCGGCCGTGGTCAACGGCCGCCGCTCCGAGCAGTCGCTCTACGACTTCAACCTGGCCACCTACGACGAGGGCGACACCTTCGACCAGTCGCTGGCCAAGGGCTTCGTGCAGATCCACGGCCTGTCCTCGAAGGTCGCCGCCCGCCGCGACCTGAACCAGAAGTAA
- the ilvA gene encoding threonine ammonia-lyase, whose amino-acid sequence MWRMETVGIDRIEAAARLLAPVIRRTPTVGSRVLSERVGTQVLLKCENLQRTGSFKPRGAYNRIAHLPAAERARGVVAASAGNHAQGVAWSAAELGITSTVFMPVGASLPKLVATRAYGAEVHQVGDTIDESLSAAQEFADRTGATLIHPFDHPDIVAGQATVALEILEQVPDVGTVVVPTGGGGLLAGVVVALRALAPHVEVIGVQAAEAAAWPDSLAAGKPVRVPRMATMADGIAVGLPGAVPFAHVAEHVREIVTVDEDALSKALLLCLERAKLVVEPAGAAGVAALLTSTLRERALPGPVVTILTGGNIDPLLLTRVIGHGLSAAGRYLAMRVTIADRPGALSALLGVAGRAGASVVDIVHSRTGMWLAVDEVEVSLTVETRGPAHRDDVLAALRDAGFRVHAEL is encoded by the coding sequence ATGTGGCGCATGGAGACCGTCGGGATCGATCGGATCGAGGCGGCCGCGCGATTGCTGGCACCGGTGATCCGGCGCACGCCGACCGTGGGGTCGCGGGTGCTGTCGGAGCGGGTCGGAACCCAGGTCCTGCTCAAATGCGAGAACCTGCAGCGCACCGGCTCGTTCAAACCGCGCGGCGCCTACAACCGGATCGCGCATCTGCCCGCCGCCGAGCGGGCCCGCGGCGTCGTCGCGGCCAGCGCGGGCAATCACGCGCAGGGTGTGGCCTGGTCGGCGGCCGAACTCGGCATCACCTCGACGGTGTTCATGCCGGTCGGCGCGTCGCTGCCCAAGCTGGTCGCGACCAGGGCCTACGGCGCCGAAGTCCACCAGGTGGGCGACACCATCGACGAATCCTTGTCGGCCGCGCAGGAATTCGCCGACCGGACCGGCGCGACGCTGATCCACCCGTTCGATCACCCCGACATCGTCGCGGGGCAGGCGACGGTGGCGCTGGAGATCCTGGAGCAGGTCCCCGACGTGGGCACCGTGGTCGTGCCGACCGGGGGTGGCGGGTTGCTCGCCGGTGTCGTCGTCGCGCTGCGCGCGCTGGCGCCGCACGTCGAGGTGATCGGAGTGCAGGCGGCCGAAGCGGCGGCCTGGCCCGATTCGCTGGCGGCGGGCAAGCCGGTGCGGGTCCCGCGCATGGCCACCATGGCCGACGGCATCGCGGTGGGGCTGCCGGGCGCCGTGCCGTTCGCGCACGTCGCCGAGCATGTGCGAGAGATCGTCACCGTCGACGAGGACGCGCTGTCCAAGGCGCTGCTGCTGTGCCTGGAGCGGGCCAAGCTCGTGGTCGAGCCCGCCGGCGCGGCCGGGGTGGCCGCCTTGCTCACCTCGACCTTGCGCGAGCGCGCCCTGCCCGGCCCGGTGGTGACCATCCTGACCGGCGGCAATATCGACCCGCTGCTGCTGACCCGGGTGATCGGGCACGGCCTCAGCGCGGCGGGCCGCTACCTGGCGATGCGGGTGACGATCGCCGACCGGCCGGGCGCGCTGTCGGCCCTGCTCGGTGTCGCAGGCCGGGCCGGGGCCAGCGTGGTCGACATCGTGCACTCGCGCACCGGCATGTGGCTCGCGGTCGACGAGGTCGAGGTGTCGCTCACCGTCGAGACGCGCGGGCCCGCCCATCGCGACGACGTCCTGGCCGCCCTGCGGGACGCGGGTTTCCGGGTGCACGCGGAACTGTGA
- a CDS encoding aspartate/glutamate racemase family protein, whose product MRIRVVNPNTTRAMTETIERCALAVAGPDTLLDAVTSETGPVSIESHYDEALSVPGLLAAIRRGEADGVDGYVIACFGDPGVDAARELAAGPVLGIAEAAMRTASHLGRGFSVVTTLGRTTGRAADLAERYGMTRFCRGIHACELPVLALESDPDARKIVTETCRAAVEADGSDAVVLGCAGMAELCAHIGREIGVPVVDGVAAATLTVQSLLTLGLRKSGRGEYATPPAKTYTGLLAPFGT is encoded by the coding sequence ATGCGCATCCGGGTCGTCAACCCGAACACCACGCGGGCGATGACCGAGACGATCGAGCGGTGTGCCCTGGCTGTAGCAGGCCCGGACACCCTGCTCGACGCGGTCACCTCCGAGACCGGGCCCGTCTCGATCGAGAGTCACTACGACGAGGCACTGAGCGTGCCGGGACTGCTGGCGGCCATCCGCCGCGGCGAGGCCGACGGCGTGGACGGCTATGTGATCGCCTGCTTCGGCGATCCCGGGGTGGACGCGGCCAGGGAACTGGCCGCGGGGCCGGTGCTCGGGATCGCCGAGGCCGCCATGCGGACCGCGAGTCATCTGGGCCGGGGATTCAGCGTCGTCACGACCCTGGGTCGCACCACCGGACGGGCTGCCGACCTGGCCGAACGCTACGGTATGACCCGCTTCTGCCGCGGCATCCACGCGTGTGAACTGCCGGTACTCGCCCTGGAGTCTGATCCGGACGCGCGCAAGATCGTCACCGAGACGTGCCGAGCCGCGGTCGAGGCCGACGGCTCCGACGCCGTGGTGCTCGGCTGTGCCGGCATGGCCGAGCTGTGCGCGCACATCGGCCGCGAGATCGGGGTGCCGGTGGTCGACGGGGTCGCGGCCGCGACGCTGACCGTGCAGTCGTTGCTCACGCTCGGGCTGCGCAAATCGGGGCGGGGGGAGTACGCGACGCCCCCCGCCAAGACCTACACCGGCCTGCTGGCCCCGTTCGGAACCTGA
- a CDS encoding NCS1 family nucleobase:cation symporter-1, whose protein sequence is MTDTITSSAGVPAGDPPAYDPRLTNEELAPLRKQSWGTYNIFAFWMSDVHSVGGYVTAGSLFALGLASWQVLAALLIGITIVYFFCNLVAKPSQVTGVPYPVICRSAFGVLGANIPAIIRGLIAVAWYGIQTFLASAALDVVLVKLFPGLAPYAVTADYGFLGLSLLGWGSYLLLWVVQACVFWRGMDSIRRFIDFCGPAVYVVMFVLCGYLIAKAGWGAIDLNLGEVTYTGWASVPVMLGAIALVVSYFSGPMLNFGDFSRYGKSFQAVRTGNLLGLPVNFLVFSLLVVITASLTVPVYGELITDPVATVARIDSTFAIVLGALTFTIATIGINIVANFISPAFDFSNVSPQRISWRAGGMIAAVGSVLITPWNLYNNPDVIHYTLEVLGAFIGPLFGVLICDYYLVRKQKVIVDDLFTMSEQGTYWYRKGYHPAAVAATVVGALVAVFPVLANSLPGMHTAAQYSWFIGCGLGFVVYYLLTPVLRGAADAEVGA, encoded by the coding sequence ATGACCGATACCATCACCTCGTCGGCGGGCGTTCCCGCCGGTGATCCGCCCGCCTACGATCCGCGGCTGACGAATGAGGAACTGGCGCCGCTGCGCAAACAGAGCTGGGGCACCTACAACATCTTCGCGTTCTGGATGTCGGACGTGCACAGCGTCGGCGGATATGTCACGGCGGGAAGTCTTTTCGCGCTCGGTCTGGCCAGCTGGCAGGTACTGGCGGCCTTGCTGATCGGTATCACCATCGTCTATTTCTTCTGCAATCTGGTGGCCAAGCCGAGCCAGGTGACCGGCGTGCCCTATCCGGTGATCTGCCGCAGCGCTTTCGGGGTGCTCGGCGCCAATATCCCGGCGATCATCCGCGGTCTGATCGCGGTGGCCTGGTACGGCATCCAGACCTTCCTCGCCTCCGCGGCGCTGGATGTGGTGCTGGTGAAACTGTTTCCGGGCCTGGCGCCCTACGCGGTGACCGCCGACTACGGGTTCCTCGGCCTATCGCTGCTCGGCTGGGGCAGCTATCTGCTGCTGTGGGTGGTGCAGGCCTGCGTCTTCTGGCGCGGGATGGATTCGATCCGCCGATTCATCGACTTCTGTGGTCCGGCGGTCTATGTCGTGATGTTCGTACTGTGCGGATATCTGATCGCGAAAGCGGGCTGGGGCGCGATCGATCTGAATCTGGGCGAGGTGACCTACACCGGCTGGGCGTCGGTGCCGGTGATGCTCGGCGCCATCGCGCTCGTGGTGTCCTACTTCTCCGGGCCGATGCTGAATTTCGGCGATTTCTCCCGCTACGGCAAAAGCTTTCAGGCCGTGCGCACCGGTAATCTGCTCGGTCTCCCGGTGAATTTCCTGGTGTTCTCGCTGCTGGTGGTGATCACCGCGTCGCTGACGGTGCCGGTCTACGGTGAATTGATCACCGATCCGGTCGCCACGGTGGCCCGGATCGATTCCACGTTCGCGATCGTGCTCGGCGCGCTGACCTTCACCATCGCCACCATCGGCATCAATATCGTCGCCAACTTCATCTCGCCCGCGTTCGATTTCTCGAACGTGAGCCCGCAGCGGATCAGCTGGCGCGCCGGCGGCATGATCGCCGCGGTCGGTTCGGTGCTCATCACGCCCTGGAATCTCTACAACAATCCCGACGTGATCCATTACACGCTGGAAGTGCTCGGCGCCTTCATCGGTCCGCTGTTCGGCGTGCTGATCTGCGACTACTACCTGGTGCGCAAGCAGAAGGTGATCGTCGACGATCTGTTCACCATGTCCGAGCAGGGCACCTACTGGTATCGCAAGGGCTATCACCCCGCCGCGGTCGCGGCGACCGTGGTCGGCGCGCTCGTCGCGGTGTTCCCGGTGCTGGCCAACAGCCTGCCCGGCATGCACACCGCCGCCCAGTACAGCTGGTTCATCGGCTGCGGGCTCGGCTTCGTCGTCTACTACCTGCTGACCCCGGTTCTGCGCGGGGCGGCTGACGCGGAGGTCGGTGCCTGA
- the argH gene encoding argininosuccinate lyase, giving the protein MTHSGTNEGALWGGRFASGPAEAMAALSKSTHFDWALAPYDIRASKAHARVLHKAGLLSETDLSGMLAGLDALAADVASGAFGPAESDEDVHGALERGLIERVGTELGGRLRAGRSRNDQVATLFRMWLRDGVRRVAAGVLDVVDALVAQAAAHPDAVMPGKTHLQAAQPVLLAHHLLAHAHPLLRDLERLRDFDKRAAISPYGSGALAGSSLGLDPEQIAAELDFTASAANSIDATSSRDFAAEAAFVLAMIGVDLSRMAEEVIIWSTPEFGYVTLADAWSTGSSIMPQKKNPDVSELTRGKAGRLIGNLTGLLATLKAQPLAYNRDLQEDKEPLFDSVAQLELLLPAIAGLVGTLTFHTDRMAELAPAGFTLATDIAEWMVRQGVPFRVAHEAAGACVRAAEARGVGLDELTDAEFAAVDPALTGGVREVLTVAGSIASRNARGGTAGVRVAEQLDEVRASAADARAWLR; this is encoded by the coding sequence ATGACCCATAGTGGAACCAACGAAGGTGCCCTCTGGGGTGGGCGATTCGCGTCCGGCCCGGCCGAGGCGATGGCGGCGCTGAGCAAGTCGACCCACTTCGACTGGGCGCTGGCTCCCTATGACATCCGCGCGTCCAAGGCGCACGCCCGCGTGCTGCACAAGGCGGGTCTGCTGTCGGAGACCGACCTGTCCGGCATGCTCGCCGGCCTCGACGCCCTCGCCGCCGACGTGGCCTCGGGCGCGTTCGGCCCCGCCGAGTCCGACGAGGACGTGCACGGCGCGCTCGAGCGCGGCCTGATCGAACGGGTCGGCACCGAGCTCGGCGGTCGCCTGCGGGCGGGCCGCTCACGCAACGACCAGGTGGCCACCCTGTTCCGGATGTGGCTGCGTGACGGGGTGCGCCGCGTCGCGGCCGGCGTGCTCGACGTGGTCGACGCGCTCGTCGCCCAGGCCGCCGCGCACCCGGACGCGGTGATGCCGGGCAAGACCCACCTGCAGGCCGCGCAGCCGGTGCTGCTGGCTCATCACCTGCTCGCGCACGCCCACCCGCTGCTGCGTGACCTGGAACGCCTGCGCGACTTCGACAAGCGCGCCGCGATCTCGCCGTACGGTTCGGGCGCGCTGGCCGGTTCCTCGCTGGGCCTGGACCCCGAGCAGATCGCCGCGGAACTCGATTTCACCGCGTCGGCGGCCAACTCGATCGACGCGACCTCCTCGCGGGACTTCGCCGCCGAGGCCGCCTTCGTGCTGGCCATGATCGGGGTCGACCTGAGCCGGATGGCCGAAGAGGTCATCATCTGGAGCACGCCGGAATTCGGGTACGTCACCCTCGCCGACGCCTGGTCGACCGGGTCGTCGATCATGCCGCAGAAGAAGAACCCCGACGTCTCCGAGCTCACCCGCGGCAAGGCGGGTCGCCTGATCGGCAACCTGACCGGCCTGCTGGCCACCCTCAAGGCACAGCCGCTGGCCTACAACCGGGATCTGCAGGAGGACAAGGAACCCCTGTTCGACTCGGTCGCCCAGCTCGAGCTGCTGCTGCCCGCCATCGCGGGCCTGGTCGGCACCCTCACCTTCCACACCGACCGGATGGCCGAACTCGCCCCCGCCGGTTTCACCCTCGCCACCGACATCGCGGAATGGATGGTGCGCCAAGGTGTTCCGTTCCGGGTGGCACACGAAGCGGCCGGAGCGTGCGTGCGGGCCGCGGAGGCGCGCGGGGTGGGTCTGGACGAACTGACCGACGCCGAGTTCGCCGCCGTCGACCCGGCCCTGACCGGCGGGGTCCGCGAGGTGCTCACCGTCGCGGGTTCCATCGCCTCGCGCAACGCCCGTGGCGGCACCGCCGGGGTCCGCGTCGCCGAACAGCTCGACGAGGTGCGCGCGTCCGCAGCGGACGCCCGCGCCTGGCTGCGCTGA
- a CDS encoding GntR family transcriptional regulator, with product MPPRRRSALLARLVVDEPGRPQVILGELRRVILDGAVPPCTEIPLREVAVLFGVSHIPVREALKTLIGEGLVTHRPQRGYRVAQLTARELREMYIVRDTLETASLAAAATQADAAERAHLLSVHELLERAILDDDPEAYQRRSRSFHVALTRPSRMFRLLHMLESAWNITEPVQSMVHIDRGDRERLHADHLAMLDAFLARDVDRLLSAADEHHRRLETVIATLPTGTGLLAPEDISSAQ from the coding sequence ATGCCCCCGAGACGACGATCGGCGCTGCTCGCGAGGCTCGTGGTGGACGAGCCAGGCCGTCCCCAGGTGATCCTCGGCGAACTGCGCCGGGTGATCCTCGACGGCGCGGTACCGCCGTGCACCGAGATCCCGCTGCGCGAGGTCGCGGTGCTGTTCGGGGTGAGTCACATTCCGGTCCGCGAGGCGCTCAAGACGCTGATCGGGGAGGGTCTGGTGACCCATCGGCCGCAGCGCGGATACCGGGTGGCCCAGCTCACCGCGCGCGAGCTGCGCGAGATGTACATCGTGCGCGACACCCTGGAGACCGCGTCGCTGGCCGCGGCCGCCACCCAGGCCGACGCGGCCGAACGCGCGCATCTGCTCTCGGTCCACGAACTGCTCGAGCGGGCGATCCTGGACGACGATCCCGAGGCCTATCAGCGCCGGTCACGCAGTTTCCACGTCGCGCTGACCCGGCCGTCGCGGATGTTCCGGCTGCTGCACATGCTCGAATCCGCCTGGAACATCACCGAACCCGTGCAATCCATGGTGCACATCGACCGCGGCGACCGGGAACGACTACACGCCGATCACCTCGCGATGCTCGACGCCTTCCTGGCCCGCGACGTGGACCGGCTGCTGAGCGCCGCCGACGAACATCACCGCAGGCTGGAAACGGTGATCGCGACCCTGCCGACCGGGACCGGACTGCTCGCGCCGGAAGATATATCTTCCGCGCAATAG
- a CDS encoding DMT family transporter — protein MTLLYLALAIATEVTATVSLKLSDGFTKLVPSIVVVVGYCAAFFFLSQALRRGMSIGVAYGIWSAVGVAAIATIGVLFLGERLTLVQVGGIGLVILGVLALELGGAH, from the coding sequence ATGACATTGCTGTACCTGGCGCTCGCCATCGCCACCGAGGTCACCGCGACGGTGTCGCTGAAGCTGTCCGACGGATTCACCAAGCTGGTGCCCTCGATCGTCGTGGTCGTCGGGTACTGCGCGGCGTTCTTCTTCCTCTCGCAGGCCTTGCGGCGCGGGATGTCGATCGGGGTGGCCTACGGGATCTGGTCGGCGGTCGGGGTCGCCGCGATCGCCACTATCGGTGTGCTGTTCCTGGGGGAGCGGCTCACCCTCGTCCAGGTCGGCGGGATCGGGCTGGTGATCCTGGGCGTGCTCGCGCTGGAACTCGGTGGCGCGCACTGA
- the idi gene encoding isopentenyl-diphosphate Delta-isomerase: MTEQLAEPSIDREALPVELVDDDGVAIGACSVADAHRPPGTLHRAFSVLLFDRNGHVLIQQRAAVKTRFPLQWANTCCGHPAPGQPVTEAAAIRLDEELGLAAGLTEVGTFRYRAGDATTGRVEHEFDHVLIGTAGDLPPSPDPAEVATWAWVAPSTLRAAMADHPSDYTPWLAEVLDIAERGHTAGRA, from the coding sequence GTGACCGAACAGCTCGCCGAACCGTCGATCGACCGCGAAGCCCTGCCCGTGGAGCTGGTCGACGACGACGGTGTCGCGATCGGAGCGTGCTCGGTGGCCGATGCCCATCGGCCACCGGGCACGCTCCACCGCGCGTTCTCGGTGCTGCTGTTCGACCGGAACGGCCACGTGCTGATCCAGCAGCGCGCGGCGGTGAAGACGCGCTTCCCGCTGCAGTGGGCCAACACCTGCTGTGGTCATCCGGCGCCGGGCCAGCCGGTGACCGAGGCCGCCGCGATCCGCCTCGACGAGGAGCTCGGCCTCGCCGCCGGCCTCACCGAGGTGGGCACCTTCCGCTACCGGGCGGGCGACGCGACGACCGGGCGGGTCGAGCACGAATTCGACCACGTCCTCATCGGCACGGCGGGCGACCTGCCGCCGAGCCCGGACCCGGCCGAGGTCGCCACCTGGGCGTGGGTGGCGCCGTCGACCCTGCGCGCGGCCATGGCCGACCATCCGTCGGACTACACGCCGTGGCTGGCCGAGGTGCTCGACATCGCGGAACGCGGCCACACCGCGGGCCGGGCCTGA
- a CDS encoding aldose epimerase family protein has product MAADDVQLRAGTATLTIAPDDGGALHSLTVDGIELLRQDPGTGCFVMAPWAGRLGYGTFAVGGHTYRMPIDNPPHAIHGTARHGNWDVIAAGPAEATVRHRLTGPWPFAGTVTQTFALTASGLGLRMRIVTDRDPFPAQGGWHPWFLREVAPATGPVELDFDPAWQYERGPDYLPTGRHIPPTPPPWDDCFGMPDGVRARLTWPDFLELTVTSPVTDVVVWTLPEESLSVEAQSGPPDGLNSAPRLVTPEAPLDIAVDWTWRRLTQI; this is encoded by the coding sequence ATGGCCGCCGACGACGTGCAGCTCCGCGCAGGCACCGCGACACTCACGATCGCGCCGGACGACGGCGGCGCGCTGCACAGCCTGACCGTGGACGGCATCGAGCTGCTGCGGCAGGACCCCGGCACCGGCTGTTTCGTCATGGCGCCGTGGGCGGGCAGGCTCGGGTACGGCACGTTCGCCGTCGGGGGCCACACCTACCGGATGCCGATCGACAATCCGCCGCACGCCATCCACGGCACCGCCCGGCACGGCAACTGGGACGTCATCGCGGCCGGTCCGGCCGAGGCCACGGTGCGGCACCGGCTGACCGGCCCCTGGCCGTTCGCCGGCACGGTCACCCAGACGTTCGCGCTCACCGCGTCCGGCCTCGGCTTGCGCATGCGCATCGTCACCGACCGGGATCCCTTTCCCGCACAGGGCGGTTGGCATCCGTGGTTCCTGCGCGAGGTCGCTCCGGCGACCGGGCCGGTCGAGCTCGACTTCGATCCCGCGTGGCAATACGAGCGCGGACCCGATTACCTGCCCACCGGCAGGCACATCCCGCCGACGCCACCACCCTGGGACGACTGCTTCGGCATGCCCGACGGCGTCCGCGCCAGGCTGACCTGGCCGGATTTCCTGGAACTCACCGTGACGAGCCCGGTCACCGATGTCGTCGTCTGGACCCTGCCCGAGGAATCGCTGTCGGTGGAAGCCCAGTCCGGGCCGCCCGACGGCCTGAATTCCGCGCCCCGCCTGGTCACCCCCGAAGCACCGCTCGACATCGCGGTCGACTGGACCTGGCGGCGGCTCACCCAGATCTGA
- a CDS encoding geranyl diphosphate 2-C-methyltransferase, with protein sequence MTIANPRTDSSVLRTTYQRSVAAYWNDNPNDDRVNTKLGEVDGLYHHHYGIGAPDWSVIEGPEETRQDRIVRELHRLETAQADFLLDNLGPIQPGDRLVDGGSGRGGTSFMAAERFGCQVDGVSISEYQVGFANDQARSRGVTDKVTFHFRNMLDTGFPDESIRGIWTNETTMYVDLFDLFDEFSRLLEPGGRYVCITGCSNDVTGGKSASVSWIDAHYGCMIHPRSEYFRALSDNGLIPTTVVDLTPDTIPYWDLRTHSELATGVEQPFLTAYREGSFQYLLIVADKVAR encoded by the coding sequence ATGACCATCGCGAACCCCCGCACCGACAGCTCCGTCCTGCGCACCACCTACCAGCGCTCCGTCGCGGCCTATTGGAACGACAATCCCAACGACGACCGCGTGAACACCAAGCTGGGCGAGGTCGACGGTCTCTACCACCACCACTACGGCATCGGCGCTCCCGACTGGTCGGTCATCGAGGGTCCCGAAGAGACCAGGCAGGACCGCATCGTGCGGGAGCTGCACCGGCTCGAGACCGCGCAGGCCGACTTCCTGCTCGACAACCTCGGTCCCATCCAGCCGGGCGATCGGCTCGTCGACGGTGGGTCCGGCCGCGGCGGCACCAGCTTCATGGCCGCCGAGCGCTTCGGCTGCCAGGTCGACGGCGTCTCCATCTCGGAGTATCAGGTGGGCTTCGCCAACGATCAGGCGCGCAGCCGCGGCGTCACCGACAAGGTCACCTTCCACTTCCGCAACATGCTCGACACCGGGTTCCCGGACGAGTCGATCCGCGGGATCTGGACCAACGAGACCACCATGTACGTGGACCTGTTCGACCTGTTCGACGAGTTCTCCCGGCTGCTGGAGCCCGGCGGGCGGTACGTGTGCATCACCGGCTGCTCCAACGACGTCACCGGCGGCAAGTCCGCGTCGGTGAGCTGGATCGACGCGCACTACGGCTGCATGATCCACCCGCGCAGCGAGTACTTCCGGGCCCTGTCCGACAACGGCCTGATCCCCACCACGGTCGTCGACCTGACTCCCGACACCATCCCGTACTGGGATCTGCGCACCCATTCCGAGCTCGCCACCGGCGTCGAGCAGCCCTTCCTCACCGCCTACCGCGAGGGGAGCTTCCAGTACCTGCTGATCGTCGCCGATAAGGTAGCCAGGTGA
- a CDS encoding serine hydrolase domain-containing protein, with amino-acid sequence MDRRFVSLVTMFDRLFRRPSHGGGALCVYLHGEPVVDVWAGYASPGVPWAADTVALAFSTGKGVASTVIHQLAERGQLDYDTAVAEYWPEFAAAGKSHITVRDVLTHRAGLHRLRGLLPGPVERFLDDDAVTGALAAAAPDPRHAITSGYHGISYGHLAAELVRRVTGRDFVDVVRTELAEPLGAEELWFRVPKEERHRIATTFPRLRAAGMDWDRGSDLLTRTRYAAAAETTPRGFADLIVDPRVHDSVMPGVNGVFSARALARVYGALANGGELDGARVLEPGTIRRAATRQVFTPDYVLAFRIPWALGFHGVPMKPSKADPISAFGHFGLGGSGAFADPETGMSLAFVTNRLGGKLTPLGDARLTRLGTHAHNLAKAARPS; translated from the coding sequence GTGGATCGCCGTTTCGTCAGCCTGGTCACCATGTTCGACCGGCTGTTCCGCAGGCCCTCGCACGGCGGCGGCGCGCTGTGCGTGTACCTGCACGGCGAACCGGTGGTGGATGTGTGGGCCGGGTACGCGAGCCCCGGTGTGCCGTGGGCCGCCGACACCGTGGCGCTGGCCTTCTCCACCGGAAAAGGCGTGGCGTCCACGGTGATCCATCAGCTGGCCGAGCGCGGACAGCTCGACTACGACACCGCCGTGGCCGAGTACTGGCCCGAGTTCGCCGCGGCCGGCAAATCCCACATCACGGTGCGCGACGTGCTGACCCACCGCGCGGGCCTGCACCGGCTGCGCGGCCTGCTGCCCGGACCGGTCGAGCGTTTCCTCGACGACGACGCCGTCACCGGGGCGCTGGCCGCGGCCGCACCCGACCCGCGGCACGCGATCACCAGCGGTTATCACGGGATCAGCTACGGACATCTGGCCGCGGAACTGGTGCGCCGGGTGACCGGGCGCGATTTCGTCGACGTCGTCCGGACCGAGCTGGCCGAACCGCTCGGCGCCGAGGAACTGTGGTTCCGCGTGCCCAAGGAGGAACGGCACCGGATCGCCACCACCTTCCCCCGGCTGCGGGCGGCGGGCATGGACTGGGATCGGGGATCGGACCTGCTCACCCGCACCCGGTACGCGGCCGCCGCGGAGACCACCCCGCGCGGTTTCGCCGACCTCATCGTCGACCCGCGCGTGCACGATTCGGTGATGCCGGGCGTGAACGGGGTGTTCTCGGCGCGGGCACTGGCCCGGGTCTACGGCGCCCTCGCCAACGGCGGGGAACTCGACGGCGCCCGCGTGCTCGAACCAGGAACGATCCGCCGCGCCGCGACCCGCCAGGTCTTCACGCCCGACTATGTCCTGGCCTTCCGCATCCCCTGGGCGCTCGGTTTCCACGGTGTGCCGATGAAACCGTCCAAGGCCGACCCGATCTCGGCCTTCGGCCATTTCGGCCTCGGCGGCTCCGGCGCGTTCGCCGATCCCGAGACCGGGATGTCGCTGGCCTTCGTCACCAACCGGCTCGGCGGCAAGCTCACCCCGCTCGGCGACGCCCGCCTGACCCGGCTGGGCACCCACGCCCACAACCTCGCCAAGGCGGCCCGGCCGAGCTGA